In Streptomyces thermolilacinus SPC6, a single genomic region encodes these proteins:
- a CDS encoding aminotransferase-like domain-containing protein: MRDYQRVADAVAADIAAGRLRPGDRLPPQRRFARDRGIAASTAARVYQELARRGLTVGEVGRGTFVRAVEGRPAGPALSAPPQQRINLELNYPVVPEQAALLSDALGGLLRPDALDAALRPVGATGTPEARTAAVRLLARADWRPCPDRLLFTGNGRQAISAAVAALVPPGGRLGAEELTYPVLKSIAGRLGVTVVPLAMDEEGVRPDALAAAHRTAPLHAVYVQPTLHNPLSLTMPPARRAELAAAVRQLDVPVIEDTIWAFLSDGLPPLAALAPERTVVVDSVSKRLAPGLTVGFAVVPEALAPSVEAAVRSGGWLPSGFALEAATRWEASGTVEALVRAKRQEVEHRQDLVARHLSGFAVRTDPHSCFCWWELPPEWRADLFVAAASRQGIAVTPASAFTADPHRAPNAVRLGLASPDRETLAGALRILAAVAASPPGAEIPA; the protein is encoded by the coding sequence GTGAGGGATTACCAGAGGGTGGCGGACGCGGTCGCGGCGGACATCGCGGCCGGGCGGCTCAGGCCGGGCGACCGGCTGCCGCCGCAGCGGCGGTTCGCCCGTGACCGGGGCATCGCCGCGTCCACGGCGGCCAGGGTGTACCAGGAACTCGCCCGCAGGGGCCTGACGGTCGGTGAGGTCGGGCGGGGCACGTTCGTGCGGGCCGTGGAGGGCCGCCCGGCCGGTCCCGCCCTGAGCGCTCCGCCGCAGCAGCGGATCAACCTCGAACTGAACTACCCGGTCGTTCCCGAGCAGGCCGCGCTGCTGTCCGACGCCTTGGGCGGTCTGCTGCGCCCCGACGCGCTGGACGCGGCGCTGCGGCCGGTCGGCGCGACCGGCACCCCCGAGGCGCGTACGGCAGCCGTCCGCCTGCTGGCCCGCGCCGACTGGCGCCCCTGCCCGGACCGGCTGCTGTTCACCGGCAACGGCCGCCAGGCGATCTCGGCCGCTGTCGCCGCGCTGGTCCCGCCGGGCGGGCGGCTGGGCGCGGAGGAGCTGACGTACCCGGTCCTGAAGTCGATCGCGGGCCGTCTCGGCGTGACCGTCGTCCCGCTCGCCATGGACGAGGAGGGTGTACGGCCGGATGCCCTCGCCGCCGCTCACCGCACCGCCCCGCTGCACGCCGTCTACGTACAGCCGACGCTCCACAACCCCCTGTCGCTCACCATGCCTCCCGCCCGCCGCGCCGAACTGGCCGCCGCCGTGCGGCAGCTGGACGTGCCGGTGATCGAGGACACGATCTGGGCGTTCCTGTCGGACGGTCTGCCGCCGCTCGCCGCGCTGGCCCCGGAGCGGACGGTGGTCGTGGACAGCGTGTCCAAGCGCCTCGCCCCGGGCCTTACCGTGGGTTTCGCCGTCGTACCCGAGGCCCTGGCGCCGTCTGTCGAGGCGGCGGTCCGCTCCGGCGGCTGGCTCCCGTCGGGTTTCGCCCTGGAGGCGGCGACCCGCTGGGAGGCGTCCGGCACGGTCGAGGCCCTCGTCCGGGCGAAGCGCCAGGAGGTCGAGCACCGCCAGGACCTGGTGGCACGGCACTTGTCGGGCTTCGCCGTGCGCACCGACCCGCACTCCTGCTTCTGCTGGTGGGAGCTGCCCCCGGAGTGGCGGGCCGACCTGTTCGTGGCGGCGGCCTCTCGTCAGGGCATCGCGGTGACTCCGGCGTCGGCGTTCACGGCGGACCCGCACCGGGCGCCCAACGCCGTACGTCTGGGTCTGGCCTCACCCGACCGGGAAACGCTCGCGGGCGCGCTGCGGATCCTGGCGGCCGTGGCCGCCTCGCCGCCGGGCGCCGAGATACCGGCCTGA
- a CDS encoding NAD(P)-dependent oxidoreductase, translating into MTANSGIQVSVLGLGAMGTALAEALVKAGHETTVWNRTPGKADGIVARGATEAATAGDAVRAAPLVIACLLDHASVHEVLDPLTADLAGRTLVNVTTTSPAQSRELAAWAAAAGVAYLDGGIMAVPQMIGQPGSSILYSGSAEVFQQYKSLLDLWGVSTYFGEDAGLASLYDLALLAGMYVMFAGFMHGAAMVAPAGVTARQFAGTAAPWLSAMTGMLDQYATVIDGGDYTVEGQQSLEFSSLDDILAASSEQGISTDVVAAVQGLIQRQIDAGHGKEGFARIIESLR; encoded by the coding sequence ATGACGGCGAACAGCGGCATTCAGGTGAGCGTTCTCGGCCTCGGAGCGATGGGCACCGCTCTGGCGGAAGCCCTGGTGAAAGCCGGCCACGAGACGACGGTGTGGAACCGCACCCCGGGCAAGGCGGACGGCATCGTCGCACGTGGGGCGACCGAGGCCGCCACGGCGGGTGACGCGGTACGGGCCGCCCCGCTGGTGATCGCCTGCCTGCTGGACCACGCGTCGGTCCACGAGGTGCTCGACCCGCTCACCGCCGACCTGGCCGGGCGCACGCTGGTCAACGTGACCACGACGTCTCCGGCCCAGTCCCGGGAGCTGGCCGCGTGGGCCGCCGCCGCCGGCGTCGCCTACCTGGACGGCGGCATCATGGCGGTACCACAGATGATCGGGCAGCCGGGCTCGTCGATCCTGTACAGCGGGTCGGCCGAGGTGTTCCAGCAGTACAAGTCGCTGCTCGACCTGTGGGGTGTCAGCACGTACTTCGGCGAGGACGCGGGGCTGGCGTCCCTGTACGACCTGGCGCTGCTCGCCGGGATGTACGTCATGTTCGCCGGGTTCATGCACGGCGCCGCGATGGTCGCCCCGGCCGGTGTGACGGCACGCCAGTTCGCCGGTACGGCCGCGCCGTGGCTGAGCGCCATGACGGGCATGCTCGACCAGTACGCCACGGTCATCGACGGCGGCGACTACACGGTCGAGGGGCAGCAGAGCCTCGAGTTCTCCAGCCTGGACGACATCCTGGCGGCCAGCTCCGAGCAGGGCATCAGCACCGACGTGGTGGCCGCGGTGCAGGGGCTGATCCAGCGACAGATCGACGCGGGTCACGGGAAGGAGGGGTTCGCCCGGATCATCGAAAGCCTCCGCTGA
- a CDS encoding LysE family translocator encodes MLGVFVIGLGMVLTPGPNMLYLVSRSLTQGRRAGVVSLGGVAVGFLVYLVATNLGLSVLFVAVPQLYLAVKLAGAAYLGWLAWCALRPGGVSVFAPQEVPPDSPRRLFTMGLMTSLLNPKIAIMYLSLIPQFIDVEEGHVLVQGLLLGAVQIVVSVGVNLTIVVAAGAIAVFLARRPAWLRIQRYAMGAVLGALAVGLAADTSTPRAAAH; translated from the coding sequence ATGCTGGGCGTTTTCGTGATCGGGCTGGGCATGGTGCTCACACCGGGACCGAACATGCTCTACCTCGTCTCCCGTTCGCTCACCCAGGGCCGCCGGGCCGGGGTGGTCTCGCTGGGCGGCGTCGCCGTAGGTTTCCTCGTCTATCTGGTGGCCACGAACCTCGGCCTGTCCGTCCTGTTCGTCGCCGTGCCGCAGCTCTACCTCGCCGTGAAGCTGGCCGGTGCCGCCTACCTCGGCTGGCTCGCCTGGTGCGCGCTGCGGCCCGGCGGGGTCTCCGTCTTCGCGCCGCAGGAGGTGCCGCCGGACTCACCGCGCCGGCTGTTCACCATGGGGCTGATGACCAGCCTGCTCAACCCCAAGATCGCCATCATGTATCTGTCCCTCATCCCCCAGTTCATCGATGTCGAGGAGGGTCACGTGCTCGTCCAAGGGCTTCTCCTCGGCGCCGTGCAGATCGTCGTCAGCGTCGGCGTGAACCTGACGATCGTCGTCGCCGCCGGGGCCATCGCCGTCTTCCTCGCCCGCCGTCCCGCCTGGCTGCGGATCCAGCGGTACGCCATGGGCGCCGTCCTCGGAGCCCTGGCCGTCGGCTTGGCCGCCGACACCTCCACACCCCGCGCCGCCGCCCACTGA
- a CDS encoding alpha/beta fold hydrolase, translating into MTLAYDATGTGPTVVLLHSGVCDRRMWDPQVPALADAGYRVVRGDFRGYGGTPVADRPYSDAADVAELLEYLGVERAAVVASSYGGEVALELAATRPDSVTALALLCSAMPGHTPSAELRAFAEREGALFKADDLEGAVELNVRTWVGPEAADQARSQVRRMQRQAFELQWTAEHSSTPCAELDLGRITAPTLTVSGAHDLPDFHQIAATLATRLPAAHHMELPWAGHLPSLERPTETTALLIRFLQQTSTGT; encoded by the coding sequence ATGACTCTTGCTTACGACGCCACAGGCACCGGCCCGACCGTGGTGCTGCTCCACTCCGGGGTGTGCGACCGGCGCATGTGGGACCCGCAGGTCCCGGCCCTGGCCGACGCCGGTTACCGGGTGGTGCGGGGCGACTTCCGGGGGTACGGCGGGACGCCGGTGGCGGACCGTCCGTACAGTGACGCGGCCGACGTGGCGGAGCTCCTGGAGTACCTGGGCGTCGAACGGGCGGCGGTCGTCGCCTCCTCGTACGGCGGCGAGGTCGCCCTCGAACTGGCGGCGACCCGTCCGGACTCCGTCACGGCACTGGCCCTCCTCTGTTCGGCCATGCCCGGGCACACCCCAAGCGCGGAACTGCGCGCCTTCGCCGAGCGCGAGGGGGCCCTGTTCAAGGCGGACGACCTCGAGGGCGCGGTGGAGCTGAACGTACGCACCTGGGTCGGGCCCGAAGCCGCCGACCAAGCCCGGTCCCAGGTCCGCCGCATGCAGCGGCAGGCGTTCGAGTTGCAGTGGACGGCCGAGCACTCCTCCACACCGTGCGCCGAGCTGGACCTCGGCCGCATCACGGCCCCCACCCTGACCGTCTCGGGCGCCCACGACCTCCCCGACTTCCACCAGATCGCCGCGACCCTCGCCACCCGGCTCCCCGCCGCCCACCACATGGAACTCCCCTGGGCCGGCCACCTCCCCTCCCTGGAACGCCCCACGGAAACCACGGCCCTGCTCATCCGTTTCCTCCAGCAGACGTCCACCGGCACCTGA
- a CDS encoding DNA polymerase III subunit delta', translating into MPVWDDLVGQDRVQAQLAAAARDADALVTADAQGVAPPDASKSKMTHAWLFTGPPGAGRDTAARCFAAALQCVSPDRALGGEPGCGFCDGCHTAMIGTHADVEVIRTDLLSIGVKETRELVRRAQLSPAVGRWQVIVLEDADRLTEGAGNVLLKAVEEPAPRTVWLLCAPSLEDVLPTIRSRCRHLTLRTPPVEAVADVLVRRDGIDPETAAAAARATQGHIDRARRLATDERARARRAAVLKLPLRVQDVGGCLKAAQELIDAAGEDAKQRAEETDVKETEDLKAALGAAQGGRMPRGTAGAMKELEDKQKRRRTRTQRDSLDLALSDLTGFYRDVLALQLGTRTAIANEDVHDALDRVARESTPEATLRRIEAVLACREALDRNVAPLLAVEAMTMALRAG; encoded by the coding sequence GTGCCCGTATGGGATGACCTGGTGGGCCAGGACCGTGTGCAGGCGCAGCTGGCCGCCGCCGCGCGGGACGCCGACGCGCTCGTCACGGCCGACGCGCAGGGCGTGGCCCCGCCCGACGCGTCGAAGTCGAAGATGACGCACGCCTGGTTGTTCACCGGCCCGCCCGGCGCCGGCCGCGACACGGCCGCCCGCTGCTTCGCCGCCGCCCTCCAGTGCGTCAGCCCGGACCGCGCGCTGGGCGGGGAGCCCGGCTGCGGCTTCTGTGACGGCTGCCACACGGCCATGATCGGCACGCACGCCGACGTCGAGGTCATCCGCACGGATTTGCTGTCCATCGGCGTCAAGGAGACCCGGGAGCTCGTCCGCCGCGCGCAGCTCTCCCCGGCCGTCGGCCGCTGGCAGGTCATCGTCCTGGAGGACGCCGACCGACTCACCGAGGGCGCGGGGAACGTCCTGCTGAAGGCCGTCGAGGAGCCCGCACCCCGCACGGTCTGGCTGCTGTGCGCGCCCTCGCTGGAGGACGTGCTGCCGACGATCCGCTCCCGCTGCCGCCACCTCACCCTGCGCACGCCCCCGGTGGAGGCCGTCGCCGACGTGCTCGTACGACGCGACGGCATCGACCCCGAGACGGCGGCCGCCGCCGCCCGCGCCACGCAGGGCCACATCGACCGCGCCCGCCGCCTCGCCACCGACGAGCGCGCCCGCGCCCGCCGAGCCGCCGTCCTCAAGTTGCCCCTGCGCGTGCAGGACGTGGGCGGCTGCCTCAAGGCGGCGCAGGAGCTGATCGACGCCGCGGGGGAGGACGCCAAGCAGCGCGCCGAGGAGACGGACGTCAAGGAGACCGAGGACCTGAAGGCCGCCCTCGGCGCCGCGCAGGGCGGCCGGATGCCCCGTGGCACGGCCGGGGCGATGAAGGAGCTGGAGGACAAGCAGAAGCGCCGCAGGACGCGCACGCAGCGCGACAGCCTGGACCTGGCCCTCAGCGACCTGACCGGCTTCTACCGCGACGTCCTCGCCCTCCAGCTCGGCACGCGCACGGCGATCGCCAACGAGGACGTCCACGACGCCCTCGACCGCGTCGCCCGCGAGAGCACACCCGAGGCGACCCTGCGCCGCATAGAGGCCGTCCTCGCCTGCCGCGAGGCCCTGGACCGGAACGTGGCGCCGCTGCTGGCCGTTGAAGCCATGACCATGGCCCTCCGCGCCGGCTGA
- a CDS encoding winged helix-turn-helix transcriptional regulator has product MAGSARRGPYFCGIDAAMDVVAGKWKSLILWELHHHGTRRFAELRRGLPGVSEKMLIQHLREMEEDGLVHREVYRQVPPKVEYSLTEHGVSLNAALEALGEWGTERMRRIGADRVTVTVA; this is encoded by the coding sequence ATGGCCGGATCGGCGCGACGCGGGCCCTACTTCTGCGGGATCGACGCGGCGATGGATGTCGTCGCCGGGAAATGGAAGTCGCTCATCCTGTGGGAGCTGCACCACCACGGCACCCGCCGGTTCGCCGAGCTGCGGCGGGGACTGCCCGGCGTCAGCGAGAAGATGCTGATCCAGCATCTGCGGGAGATGGAGGAGGACGGGCTCGTCCACCGCGAGGTGTACCGCCAGGTTCCGCCCAAGGTCGAGTACTCGCTGACCGAGCACGGCGTCTCCCTCAACGCCGCCCTCGAGGCGCTGGGCGAGTGGGGTACCGAGCGCATGCGGCGGATCGGGGCCGACAGGGTCACCGTCACCGTCGCGTGA
- a CDS encoding DUF4365 domain-containing protein yields MTTIPSGRRMEQAAVNALRTLLQSHDHVVEEISGQNDYGEDLFVTFADAGRVTNDVIKVQVKGGASWRRAYGYAVPVRQHGETWANGNVPVFCVVFDPDEGRLCWANATEQLRRGARKGRPPRTVRVPATAVLDDTTVGSFVDAARAYVGGYRGRNAVLAHLGEMAGVTFGSSDHVLHWVNEYEEQLIFWQRPGEDHATLLHSDLDWHPVRITPDRLVIPGSPSLGVEFGRDYPEEVRRGLPFPYVSGVILNMPEALWLASCFSATEWARRGVEAG; encoded by the coding sequence ATGACGACGATTCCCAGCGGGCGGCGGATGGAGCAGGCGGCCGTGAACGCCCTGCGCACGCTGCTCCAGAGCCATGACCATGTGGTCGAGGAGATCTCCGGGCAGAACGACTACGGCGAGGACCTGTTCGTCACCTTCGCCGACGCGGGCCGTGTGACCAACGACGTCATCAAGGTCCAGGTGAAGGGCGGTGCCTCGTGGCGGCGGGCTTACGGGTACGCCGTGCCGGTCCGGCAGCACGGCGAGACCTGGGCGAACGGGAACGTGCCGGTCTTCTGTGTCGTCTTCGACCCGGACGAGGGGCGGCTGTGCTGGGCGAACGCCACCGAGCAGCTCCGTCGCGGGGCCCGGAAGGGCCGACCGCCGCGTACCGTCAGGGTGCCTGCCACGGCGGTGCTCGACGACACGACCGTGGGGTCCTTCGTGGACGCCGCCCGCGCGTATGTGGGCGGGTACCGGGGCCGGAACGCCGTTCTGGCGCACCTCGGTGAGATGGCGGGGGTCACCTTCGGCTCATCGGATCATGTCCTGCACTGGGTCAACGAGTACGAGGAACAGCTGATCTTCTGGCAGCGTCCCGGGGAGGACCACGCGACCCTCCTCCACAGCGACCTCGACTGGCACCCGGTCCGGATCACTCCGGACCGGCTGGTCATCCCCGGCAGCCCGTCGCTGGGAGTCGAGTTCGGCCGCGACTATCCGGAGGAGGTCCGGCGGGGCCTTCCCTTCCCGTACGTCAGCGGAGTCATCCTCAACATGCCGGAGGCCCTGTGGCTCGCCTCCTGCTTCTCCGCCACGGAGTGGGCGAGGAGGGGTGTGGAGGCGGGATGA
- the tmk gene encoding dTMP kinase: protein MTRAEQPTALGPTSDPEVSDAALAADSRERAVRALLRNAPLRRLWSASLLGGVADALALLVLILLTVRATVAAETLGGGVRGAAFAVAAVLGVRALSTLLLGAVLLGPVSGLVASSGPLDRRWTLIAADGVRIALLVVAPLWIVWTPPQAVLLLLVTVFLTGAAERFWTIAEESAAPALLPAPPLEGAAVRPLPDHLGALRRLSLRTGFAAVPLAAAALFVTALVGKLLALGVDWFGEHEAALGSYVAAGLFAGSLSILYFLQLPDTQTPRPRSPLEGLRRPSTGTGPEKGRTGAIPLLVLACAAVAGAVAAAAAVAVLHASELRGGPVTYALLVLGLTGGTALGIRAARAVLPALSRRRLLALATALTGVLLLVTGLVPDTATVLLLALAAGLSAGVAANVGHTLIDQETEEFRRPRLTEHLQAVVRVAIALGALAAPLFAAAIGPHRLAVGDAVFAHGGAAFTLMLVGALLLPVAALVLAKTDDRSGVPLCRDLRDALRGADPAQAPAPTGFFIALEGGDGAGKSTQVTALAEWIRAKGHEVVVTREPGATPIGKRLRSILLDVSSAGLSNRAEALLYAADRAEHVDSLVRPALERGAVVISDRYIDSSVAYQGAGRDLSPTEVARISRWATGGLVPHLTVLLDVSPETARERFTEAPDRLESEPAEFHARVRAGFLALAAADPARYLVVDAGQEPEAVTTVVRHRLDQMLPLSDAEVKALEEARRAAEEEARRKAEEEARRKAEAERLERERQEQLARLRAEEEERKRREEEEARRREAERQAEEARQRAAEARRLAEEERRRREAEEKARREEQERLRRRAEEEARLRAEAEERRREKQRKAEEALLRAEEARRQAAAEAEAAASAAAAAAAARAASVSPHDVTVPNPVVRPEEITQPLPAPRIDMREDDPPRADAARGDDETQRIDMRKPEPAPSARPEEETQRISMRKDDPAPDVAETAVLPPVRDERPDDRVPPGFFRDEVRPGAAAEPPGANERTRELPQVDESGRPRRERPDWAEETPLDDLPSLADELLGGHDERDEDEDGGRRGRRR, encoded by the coding sequence ATGACGCGAGCCGAGCAGCCAACGGCCCTGGGCCCCACCTCAGACCCCGAAGTCTCCGACGCCGCACTCGCCGCGGACTCCCGCGAGCGCGCCGTACGGGCGCTGCTGCGCAACGCGCCGCTTCGCAGGCTGTGGAGCGCCTCGCTCCTCGGTGGCGTGGCCGACGCGCTCGCCCTGCTCGTCCTGATCCTCCTGACCGTGCGGGCGACCGTCGCGGCGGAGACGCTCGGCGGCGGGGTGCGCGGCGCGGCCTTCGCGGTCGCCGCCGTCCTCGGCGTGCGCGCGCTGTCCACGCTCCTGCTCGGCGCCGTGCTGCTCGGCCCGGTGAGCGGCCTCGTCGCCTCGTCGGGCCCCCTCGACCGCCGCTGGACCTTGATCGCCGCTGATGGTGTGCGGATCGCGCTGCTGGTCGTCGCCCCGCTGTGGATCGTGTGGACGCCACCGCAGGCCGTCCTGCTGCTCCTCGTCACGGTCTTCCTGACCGGCGCCGCCGAGCGGTTCTGGACGATCGCCGAGGAGAGCGCCGCCCCCGCCCTGCTGCCCGCCCCTCCGCTGGAGGGCGCCGCCGTACGGCCGCTGCCCGACCACCTGGGCGCCCTGCGCCGCCTCTCGCTGCGAACCGGTTTCGCCGCCGTGCCGCTGGCCGCCGCCGCCCTGTTCGTCACCGCCCTCGTCGGCAAGCTGCTGGCGCTCGGCGTGGACTGGTTCGGCGAGCACGAGGCGGCGCTCGGCTCGTACGTGGCGGCCGGGCTGTTCGCCGGGTCCCTGTCGATCCTGTACTTCCTTCAGCTCCCCGACACGCAGACGCCCCGCCCCCGCTCCCCGCTGGAGGGCCTGCGCCGCCCGTCCACCGGTACGGGCCCGGAGAAGGGCCGCACCGGCGCCATACCGCTGCTCGTCCTCGCCTGCGCCGCCGTCGCCGGAGCGGTCGCGGCCGCCGCTGCCGTCGCCGTGCTGCACGCGTCGGAGCTGCGTGGCGGCCCCGTCACGTACGCGCTGCTCGTCCTCGGCCTGACCGGCGGTACGGCCCTCGGCATCCGCGCCGCGCGCGCCGTGCTGCCCGCCCTGTCCCGGCGCCGCCTGCTCGCGCTCGCGACGGCCCTCACCGGGGTGCTGCTGCTCGTGACGGGCCTCGTGCCGGACACGGCGACCGTCCTGCTCCTGGCGCTCGCGGCCGGGCTGTCCGCCGGTGTCGCCGCGAACGTCGGGCACACGCTGATCGACCAGGAGACCGAGGAGTTCCGCAGGCCCCGCCTCACCGAGCACCTCCAGGCCGTCGTACGGGTCGCCATAGCGCTCGGCGCGCTCGCCGCCCCGCTGTTCGCCGCCGCCATCGGCCCGCACCGCCTCGCCGTCGGGGACGCCGTGTTCGCGCACGGCGGCGCCGCGTTCACACTGATGCTGGTCGGCGCGCTGCTGCTGCCCGTCGCCGCGCTCGTCCTCGCCAAGACCGACGACCGGTCGGGCGTACCGCTCTGCCGCGATCTGCGCGACGCGCTGCGCGGCGCCGACCCGGCACAGGCCCCGGCCCCGACCGGTTTCTTCATCGCCCTGGAGGGCGGCGACGGCGCCGGTAAGTCCACGCAGGTCACCGCGCTCGCCGAGTGGATCCGCGCCAAGGGCCACGAGGTGGTCGTCACCCGGGAGCCGGGCGCCACGCCCATTGGCAAGCGGCTCCGCTCGATCCTCCTCGACGTGTCGTCCGCCGGGCTCTCCAACCGCGCGGAGGCCCTGCTGTACGCCGCCGACCGCGCCGAACACGTCGACTCGCTGGTCCGCCCCGCCCTGGAGCGCGGCGCCGTCGTCATCTCCGACCGGTACATCGACTCGTCCGTCGCCTACCAGGGCGCCGGCCGTGACCTGTCCCCGACGGAGGTCGCCCGCATCTCCCGCTGGGCGACCGGCGGGCTCGTACCGCACCTGACCGTGCTGCTGGACGTGTCGCCGGAGACGGCGCGCGAGCGGTTCACGGAGGCGCCGGACCGGCTGGAGTCGGAGCCGGCCGAGTTCCACGCGCGCGTACGGGCCGGTTTCCTCGCCCTCGCGGCCGCCGACCCCGCGCGGTACCTGGTCGTGGACGCCGGGCAGGAGCCGGAGGCCGTCACCACCGTCGTACGCCACCGCCTCGACCAGATGCTGCCGCTGTCCGACGCCGAGGTGAAGGCGCTGGAGGAGGCGCGGAGGGCCGCCGAGGAGGAGGCCCGCCGCAAGGCCGAGGAGGAGGCCCGGCGCAAGGCCGAGGCCGAGCGGCTGGAGCGGGAGCGCCAGGAGCAGCTGGCCCGGCTGCGCGCCGAGGAGGAGGAGCGCAAGCGCCGCGAGGAGGAGGAAGCCCGCCGCCGCGAGGCGGAGCGGCAGGCCGAGGAGGCCCGCCAGCGGGCGGCCGAGGCGCGGCGGCTCGCCGAAGAGGAGCGCAGGCGGCGCGAGGCCGAGGAGAAGGCCCGCCGCGAGGAGCAGGAGCGGCTGCGCCGGCGCGCCGAGGAGGAGGCCCGGCTCCGTGCCGAGGCCGAGGAGCGGCGCAGGGAGAAGCAGCGCAAGGCCGAGGAGGCCCTGCTGCGCGCGGAGGAGGCCCGCCGCCAGGCGGCGGCCGAGGCCGAGGCGGCCGCCTCGGCGGCCGCGGCTGCGGCAGCGGCCAGGGCGGCGTCCGTGTCGCCGCACGACGTGACGGTGCCGAACCCGGTCGTACGGCCCGAGGAGATCACGCAGCCGCTGCCCGCGCCCCGCATCGACATGCGCGAGGACGATCCGCCGCGGGCGGACGCCGCGCGGGGCGACGACGAGACGCAGCGCATCGACATGCGCAAGCCCGAGCCCGCGCCCTCGGCCCGGCCGGAGGAGGAGACCCAGCGCATCAGCATGCGCAAGGACGACCCCGCCCCGGATGTCGCCGAGACGGCGGTGCTCCCGCCCGTACGGGACGAGCGGCCCGACGACCGCGTACCGCCCGGCTTCTTCCGCGACGAGGTCCGGCCGGGCGCCGCCGCCGAGCCGCCCGGCGCGAACGAGCGGACGCGCGAGCTGCCCCAGGTGGACGAGAGCGGCAGGCCGCGGCGGGAACGCCCCGACTGGGCCGAGGAGACCCCGCTCGACGACCTGCCGTCCCTGGCCGACGAACTGCTCGGCGGCCATGACGAGCGGGACGAGGACGAGGACGGCGGCAGGCGCGGCCGCCGCCGCTGA
- a CDS encoding vitamin K epoxide reductase family protein, with protein sequence MTMTRGAHVRPAPAHARPAASPPSDRDPVGGGRALAWLLVMAGAAGVLASWVITLDKFRLLEDPDFTPGCSLNPVVSCGSVMRSEQAGVFGFPNPMLGLVAYGMVVAIGAGLLSGARHRRWFWLGLNAGTLFGVGFCTWLMWQSLYEINALCLWCCLAWTATIVMFWHVTAENARHGRLPAPDGVRRFLDELPWVPPLLHLGIVGMLVLTRWWDFWTS encoded by the coding sequence ATGACGATGACCCGCGGCGCGCATGTGCGGCCCGCTCCCGCCCACGCCCGCCCCGCCGCGTCCCCGCCGTCGGACCGGGACCCGGTGGGCGGCGGCCGCGCCCTCGCCTGGCTGCTGGTGATGGCCGGCGCGGCGGGGGTGCTCGCGTCGTGGGTCATCACGCTGGACAAGTTCCGGCTTCTGGAGGACCCGGACTTCACGCCCGGGTGCAGCCTCAATCCGGTCGTGTCCTGCGGCAGCGTCATGCGGAGCGAGCAGGCGGGGGTGTTCGGGTTCCCCAACCCGATGCTGGGCCTCGTCGCGTACGGCATGGTGGTCGCCATCGGCGCCGGGCTGCTGTCGGGCGCCCGTCACCGGCGCTGGTTCTGGCTGGGCCTCAACGCCGGCACGCTGTTCGGCGTCGGGTTCTGCACCTGGCTGATGTGGCAGTCGCTGTACGAGATCAACGCGCTGTGCCTGTGGTGCTGCCTCGCCTGGACCGCGACGATCGTGATGTTCTGGCACGTCACCGCCGAGAACGCGCGGCACGGACGGCTGCCCGCCCCGGACGGCGTACGGCGTTTCCTCGACGAGCTGCCATGGGTTCCGCCTCTCCTTCACCTGGGGATCGTCGGCATGCTCGTGCTGACCCGCTGGTGGGATTTCTGGACCAGCTGA